One window of Cytophagia bacterium CHB2 genomic DNA carries:
- a CDS encoding DUF3224 domain-containing protein — translation MTHHASGTFDVKLTPQTNEQAEDANLGRMLIDKQFHGDLAATSKGQMLSAMTAVKGSAGYVAIEKVSGALRGRTGSFVLQHSGIMKRGAPELTITVVPDSGTDQLAGLAGKMTINIVEGKHFYAFEYTLDKTP, via the coding sequence ATGACGCACCATGCTAGCGGAACATTTGATGTGAAACTCACGCCGCAAACGAATGAGCAGGCAGAGGATGCCAACCTCGGCAGGATGTTGATTGATAAACAATTTCATGGCGATCTTGCCGCGACCAGCAAGGGCCAGATGCTCTCTGCCATGACGGCGGTGAAAGGCTCGGCGGGCTACGTCGCCATCGAAAAAGTCAGCGGCGCCTTGCGCGGCCGCACCGGCTCTTTCGTGCTCCAACACAGCGGTATCATGAAACGCGGCGCGCCGGAGTTGACTATTACCGTAGTGCCGGACTCCGGCACCGATCAGTTAGCCGGCCTTGCCGGCAAGATGACGATCAATATCGTCGAGGGCAAACATTTCTATGCGTTTGAATACACGCTCGATAAAACCCCTTGA